Proteins from one Malania oleifera isolate guangnan ecotype guangnan chromosome 4, ASM2987363v1, whole genome shotgun sequence genomic window:
- the LOC131153788 gene encoding uncharacterized protein LOC131153788 yields MEAVSFNSSLLLSSPDSRRKMGIGRRAERHAGVRASKEDGEFSYGGNLVDDNMIVLRKRIREMSMADRSYAPPSDWMDWEKQYYKNYNSDVCEAMGILQSMLMNTRPSLALGMFVLIALSLPTSAAVIVFCLMERAITLSGFLIS; encoded by the coding sequence ATGGAAGCAGTTTCGTTTAATTCCTCTTTGCTCCTCTCGTCTCCCGATTCTCGCCGGAAAATGGGTATCGGCCGGCGAGCGGAACGGCACGCCGGCGTTCGTGCGTCGAAAGAAGATGGAGAATTCAGTTACGGCGGCAACCTTGTCGACGACAACATGATCGTTCTACGGAAGCGAATTCGGGAGATGAGCATGGCGGACAGAAGCTACGCGCCGCCATCTGATTGGATGGACTGGGAGAAGCAGTATTACAAGAATTACAATTCCGACGTTTGCGAAGCAATGGGGATTTTGCAATCGATGTTGATGAATACGAGGCCGAGCTTGGCTCTGGGAATGTTCGTTCTTATTGCTCTGAGCTTACCCACATCGGCAGCTGTGATTGTGTTTTGTTTGATGGAGAGAGCTATCACCTTATCTGGGTTTCTTATAAGCTAA